The following nucleotide sequence is from Mycobacterium sp. 3519A.
GCCTACGGCCGCGAGGGTGAGCCGTGCCGGCGCTGTGGCGCGGTGATGCGGCGGGAGAAGTTCATGAACCGGTCGTCGTTCTACTGCCCGAAATGCCAACCGCGCCCGCGGGTCCGCCGGGAATAAGCTGCCGCGACAGACCGTGTTTGTACGTAGACACGCCGTGAATGCGTGGCATTTTGCGGTCTTTCGCGAGGAAGAGGAGACATGACGGAACTGTGGGTTGAGCGCACCGGCGTGCGCAGCTACACCGGGCGCAGCACGCGCGGCGCGGAGGTGCTCGTCGGCAACGAGGACGTCGACGGCGTCTTCACGCCCGGCGAGCTGATGAAGATCGCGCTGGCCGCGTGCAGCGGGATGGCCAGTGACGCGCCGCTGCGTCGACGCCTCGGCGACGACTACAAGACGACGATCAAGGTGTCCGGCGCCGCCGACCGCGACCAGGAGCGCTACCCGCTGCTCGAGGAGCGCATGGAACTCGACCTGTCCGGATTGTCTGCCGACGAGGTGGCGCGGGTACTCACGGTCGTCGAGCGGGCGATCGATCAGGTGTGCACGGTCGGCCGCACGCTGAAGTCTGGGACCAAAGTGACGTTTGAGGTCGGTGATGCAGGAGTTAGCTGAGGTACGGCTGACGGCATGGGTGCACGGCTATGTCCAAGGGGTCGGGTTCCGGTGGTGGACCCGCGCCCGGGCATTGGAACTCGGCCTGGTCGGATACGCCTCGAACAGGCCCGATGGCCGCGTCCAGGTGGTCGCCCAGGGCCCTCGGGAGGCCTGCGAACGGCTGCTTGACCTGCTGCAAAGCGGCAACACCCCCGGTCGCGTCGACAAAGTCATCGCCGACTGGTCAGAACCTGGCGACTCGCTTCAGGGGTTCACCGAACGTTAGCCTCCGCGGCGGTAGTGTGGCGCGTTGTGCACCTCAAGAGTCTGACGCTGAAGGGCTTCAAGTCCTTTGCCGCACCCACGACTCTGCGCTTCGAGCCCGGGATCACCTGCGTGGTCGGTCCGAACGGGTCGGGCAAGTCGAATGTCGTCGACGCGCTCACCTGGGTGATGGGTGAGCACAGCGCCAAGACGCTACGTGGCGGCAAGATGGAAGACGTCATCTTCGCCGGGACGTCGTCGCGTGCCCCGCTGGGCCGCGCCGAAGTCACCGTGACGATCGACAACTCCGACAACTCTCTGCCGATCGAGTACTCCGAGGTGTCGATCACCCGCCGGATGTTCCGCGACGGTGGAAGCGAGTACGAAATCAACGGCAGCAGTTGCCGTTTGATGGATGTGCAGGAGTTGCTCTCCGACTCGGGCATCGGCCGCGAGATGCACGTCATCGTCGGGCAGGGCAAGCTCTCGGAGATCCTCGAGTCGCGGCCGGAGGACCGGCGGGCGTTCATCGAAGAGGCCGCGGGCGTGCTCAAGCACCGCAAGCGCAAGGAAAAGGCGGTCCGCAAGCTGGATTCGATGTCGGCCAACCTGGCCCGGTTGACCGACCTGACGACGGAGTTGCGCCGCCAGCTCAAGCCGCTCGGCAGGCAGGCCGAGATGGCCCGGCGCGCCCAGACCATCCAGGCCGATCTGCGCGACGCCAGGCTCCGGTTGGCCGCCGACGACCTGGTCACCCGCAAGGCCGAGTTCGACAACACCGACCAGGCCGAGACCACTCTGCGCCGCGAACACGACGAGGCCGCGGCGCTGCTCGACGCCAAGACCGTCGAACTCAATGCGCACGAGGCGGCGGTCACCTCGCTCAGCGAGCGCGCCGATGCGGCGCAGCAGACGTGGTTCCGGCTGTCGGCGCTCGCCGAACGGGTCAGCGCGACCGTGCGCATTGCCACCGAGCGCGCGCAACACCTCGAGGGCGAGCCGGACGTGTCCACCGGTCCCGACCCCGACGAGCTCGAGG
It contains:
- a CDS encoding OsmC family protein; translation: MTELWVERTGVRSYTGRSTRGAEVLVGNEDVDGVFTPGELMKIALAACSGMASDAPLRRRLGDDYKTTIKVSGAADRDQERYPLLEERMELDLSGLSADEVARVLTVVERAIDQVCTVGRTLKSGTKVTFEVGDAGVS
- a CDS encoding acylphosphatase is translated as MQELAEVRLTAWVHGYVQGVGFRWWTRARALELGLVGYASNRPDGRVQVVAQGPREACERLLDLLQSGNTPGRVDKVIADWSEPGDSLQGFTER